A genomic segment from Diospyros lotus cultivar Yz01 chromosome 5, ASM1463336v1, whole genome shotgun sequence encodes:
- the LOC127801174 gene encoding L-galactose dehydrogenase: protein MGSLELRPLGNTGLKVSSVGFGASPLGNVFGAVCDEEAIASVREAFRLGINFFDTSPYYGGTLSEKVLGKCLKAVGVPRNEFIVSTKCGRYIEGFDFSAERVTKSIDESLARLQLDYVDILQCHDIEFGSLDQIVNETLPALQKLKDSGKVRFIGITGLPLGIFTYVLDRVPPGTVDVILSYCHYGINDSTLEDLLPYLKSKGVGVISASPLAMGLLTESGPPEWHPASPELKAACKAAATYCKEKGKNISKLAMQYSLSNKDISSILVGMNSVRQVEENVAAAKELAAVGKDDKTLLEIEELLKPVKNQTWPSGIQQG from the exons ATGGGAAGCCTAGAGCTCCGGCCGCTCGGCAACACCGGTCTCAAGGTCAGCTCCGTCGGCTTCGGCGCCTCCCCGCTGGGCAACGTCTTCGGCGCCGTCTGCGACGAGGAGGCCATCGCCTCCGTGCGCGAGGCCTTTCGCCTGGGCATCAATTTCTTCGACACCTCCCC GTATTATGGCGGAACGTTGTCCGAGAAAGTACTGGGAAAGTGTCTGAAAGCCGTGGGGGTTCCGAGAAACGAGTTCATTGTGTCCACCAAGTGTGGGAGGTACATTGAAGGGTTCGATTTCAGTGCAGAGAGGGTGACTAAAAGCATTGATGAGAGCCTGGCAAGGTTGCAGCTCGACTATGTTGACATACTGCAATGCCATGATATTGAATTTGGTTCTCTTGATCAG ATTGTGAATGAGACACTTCCAGCTCTTCAGAAATTAAAGGACTCAGGAAAGGTCCGATTCATTGGTATTACAGGACTTCCACTGGGCATTTTTACTTATGTACTCGACCGGGTGCCACCAGGCACTGTTGATGTGATTCTGTCATATTGCCATTATGGTATTAATGATTCAACACTTGAGGATCTGTTGCCTTACTTAAAGAGCAAGGGTGTGGGAGTGATCAGTGCATCTCCTCTTGCTATGGGACTTCTCACAGAGAGCGGCCCTCCCGAGTGGCACCCAGCTTCACCTGAGCTGAAG GCTGCATGCAAAGCTGCTGCTACTTATTgtaaagaaaagggaaaaaatatatCGAAGTTGGCTATGCAGTACAGCTTGTCTAACAAAGATATTTCTTCTATACTGGTCGGCATGAACTCTGTTAGACAG GTCGAAGAGAACGTGGCTGCTGCAAAAGAACTCGCTGCTGTTGGGAAAGACGATAAAACTCTGTTAGAGATCGAAGAGCTTCTGAAACCCGTTAAGAATCAGACATGGCCCAGTGGCATACAGCAAGGTTGA